A single window of Candidatus Zixiibacteriota bacterium DNA harbors:
- a CDS encoding Panacea domain-containing protein, which translates to MRFQKRKFKELVLYISAKCQEHEFFGKVKLNKLLFFSDFTAFRRRGLSITGANYQKLKMGPSPRLMPSILDEMIANAELAIIRKKCYDRIQHRPTPLRESNLEFFEAWEIDIVNDMIVKYKDQTADEISNRSHKFIGYELASLKEDIPYSTVYCREQEPSDITPEIIKIAVALERQA; encoded by the coding sequence GTGCGATTTCAGAAGAGAAAATTTAAGGAGCTGGTTCTTTATATTTCAGCCAAGTGTCAGGAACATGAGTTCTTTGGCAAGGTCAAGCTGAATAAATTACTGTTCTTTTCTGATTTTACAGCCTTTAGACGTAGAGGGCTGTCAATTACGGGAGCCAATTACCAGAAATTGAAAATGGGGCCATCCCCTCGTCTTATGCCGTCTATCCTTGACGAAATGATTGCCAATGCTGAATTGGCTATCATACGGAAGAAATGCTATGATCGTATCCAGCACCGGCCAACTCCGCTTAGAGAGTCGAATCTTGAATTTTTTGAGGCATGGGAAATTGATATTGTAAATGATATGATCGTGAAGTACAAAGACCAAACTGCCGACGAAATTAGTAATCGGTCACATAAGTTTATAGGTTACGAATTGGCGAGCCTTAAAGAGGACATTCCGTACAGCACCGTTTATTGCCGAGAACAAGAGCCGTCGGATATTACTCCTGAGATTATCAAAATAGCAGTCGCACTAGAGCGACAGGCTTAA